In the genome of Augochlora pura isolate Apur16 chromosome 8, APUR_v2.2.1, whole genome shotgun sequence, one region contains:
- the Thoc6 gene encoding THO complex subunit 6, whose translation MMSETFNHKVFYNTVLSQAFSADGNFLFAGNIYGDVSVFELSKALGPHKVEENELQGPTHQFAAHPTQQVMSMVSTDNFLVTGSSGEVCGWNWKMVTSNKTPKIKVSWTIQLPVNKDSYEKPDVNYLVYSKPNNVLYAGCGDNNIYVISLEDGRIIRSLQGHTDYVHCLSLMGSQLASSGEDGTVRLWDLRKKENTNILTPHLVDKVARPWLGKWIGAIDFTDDWLLCGGGPSLSLWHMRTMEAATVFDLPDEGIHVANIYEERVIAAGTVPHVYHLTYQGETLAKVPTSSYTVYSIVYQETPQKMLSIGGSSNNLDVCTNFNYRELMLKFQ comes from the exons ATGATGTCCGAAACGTTTAAtcataaagtattttataatacggTACTGTCGCAAGCGTTTTCTGCAGATGGAAATTTTTTGTTTGctggaaatatttatggagACGTATCGGTTTTCGA ATTATCAAAAGCTCTAGGGCCCCATAAAGTAGAGGAAAATGAGCTGCAGGGGCCCACGCACCAATTTGCTGCTCATCCCACTCAACAGGTAATGAGTATGGTATCTACAGACAATTTTCTTGTAACTGGAAGCTCTGGAGAAGTGTGTGGATGGAATTGGAAGATGGTTACATCTAATAAGACACCAAAGATTAAAGTTTCATGGACAATTCAACTTCCTGTTAACAA GGATAGCTACGAGAAACCGGATGTAAACTACCTAGTATACTCTAAACCAAACAATGTTCTCTATGCTGGCTGTGGAgacaacaatatttatgtaattagtCTGGAAGATGGTAGAATTATAAGGAGTTTACAGGGGCATACCGACTATGTTCATTGTCTTTCCTTGAT GGGTAGTCAATTAGCATCGAGTGGAGAAGATGGAACAGTGAGGCTGTGGGATTTACGTAAAAAAGAgaatactaatattttaactCCGCATTTGGTGGACAAAGTTGCACGACCGTGGTTGGGCAAATGGATTGGAGCGATAGATTTCACAGATGACTGGCTC TTATGCGGAGGCGGCCCGAGTTTATCGTTATGGCATATGCGTACGATGGAAGCAGCCACCGTCTTCGACTTACCAGATGAAGGAATTCACGTAGCAAATATATACGAAGAACGGGTGATAGCTGCTGGAACAGTACCCCATGTCTACCATTTAACATATCAAGGAGAAACGCTAGCCAAAGTGCCAACCTCTAGCTACAcagtgtatagtatagtataccaAGAAACGCCACAGAAAATGCTTAGTATAGGTGGTTCCTCGAACAACCTCGATGTGTGTACGAACTTTAATTACCGTGAACTGATGTTGAAGTTCCAGTAG